From Salvelinus sp. IW2-2015 unplaced genomic scaffold, ASM291031v2 Un_scaffold1678, whole genome shotgun sequence, a single genomic window includes:
- the fmnl3 gene encoding formin-like protein 3 isoform X1, with translation MGNIESVDGQSDNMKHHMMPLKVPMPDQSELEERFALVLNSMNLPPDKARLLRQYDNDKKWDLICDQERFQVKNPPHTYISKLRGYLDPGVTRKKFRRRVQESTKVLRELEISLRTNHIGWVREFLNDENRGLDILVEYLSFAQCAVMLNFEGLDNGEEGSLDKATSWSRSIEDLHQSGTQPFCNTLVRSARQSVLRYGTAPNSKTIKNSRLVSQKDDVHVCIMCLRAIMNYQYGFNLVMSHAHAVNEIALSLNNKNSRTKALVLELLAAVCLVRGGHEIILSAFDNFKEVCKEKHRFEKLMDYFHVEDGNIDFMVACMQFINIMVHSVEDMNFRVHLQYEFTKLGLDDYLEKSKYTESDKLSVQIQAYLDNVFDVGGLLEDAETKNVALEKVEELEEHLSHVTEKLLEVENETITKVADLEKQLLQKDKDLHVIRETYESTNTQVHTLRRMIKEKDAAFQRSFNIEKRLLEMEQQGTIRLRKKPDGDIAIEPLGGGGGGGGGSRGPGVPLGDFGQNGGFSGGPGGVTGPGGPGGPGTSLPSASEAPPPPPPPPPPPPPLPSALGANAPPPPPMAPPLPGTTPNFILNMGLSAIRIKKPIKTKFRLPIFNWTALKPNQINGTVFSEIDDERVLEELDVEKFEELFKTKAQGPLVDLSGPKTKVSQKAANKVSLLDANRSKNLAITLRKANKSTEEICKAIQSFDLKALPVDFVECLMRFLPTEAEGKTMRQYERERRPLDALTDEDRFMLFFSKIERLTQRMNIITFVGNFSDNVSMLTPQLNAIIAASASVKSSPKLKRMLEIILALGNYMNRSKRGSVYGFKLQSLDLLLDTKSTDRKMTLLHYIAVVVKEKYPELANFFNELHFVDKAAAVSLENVLLDVRELGKGMDLIRRECSLHDHSVLKGFLQTSDTQLDKLQKDAKTAEEAFNNVVNYFGESSKTTPPSVFFPVFVRFIRAYKDAVVDNEHRKKQEEAMREKLLAQEAKQHDPKVQVVKKRQQQQELISEXRKRQAKDHRPVYEGKDGTIEDIITVLKSVPFTARTAKRSSRFFCEAQLCDDSNC, from the exons AATTCCATGAACCTTCCTCCCGACAAAGCCAGACTCCTCAGACAGTATGATAATGACAAGAAATGGGACCTCATCTGTGACCAG GAACGGTTTCAAGTGAAGAATCCTCCTCACACCTACATCTCCAAGCTACGGGGCTACTTAGACCCAGGAGTCACACGCAAGAAGTTCCGAAGGCGGGTCCAGGAATCCACTAAAGTTCTGAGAGAACTGGAGATCTCGCTGAGGACCAATCACATAGG GTGGGTCCGGGAGTTCCTCAATGATGAAAACAGAGGTCTGGATATCCTGGTGGAGTACCTCTCCTTTGCACAGTGTGCTGTCAT GTTGAATTTTGAGGGTCTGGATAATGGGGAGGAGGGCTCCCTGGACAAGGCTACTTCCTGGAGTAGGTCTATAGAGGATCTACACCAGAGTGGCACTCAGCCTTTCTGCAACACGCTGGTCCGCTCGGCGCGCCAGTCTGTGCTCCG CTATGGCACAGCACCTAACAGCAAAACCATCAAGAACTCAAGACTCGTGAGCCAGAAGGACGACGTGCACGTTTGCATCATGTGCTTGCGAGCCATAATGAACTACCAG TATGGCTTCAACCTGGTCATGTCCCACGCACACGCAGTCAACGAAATTGCCCTGAGTCTGAACAATAAGAACTCACG GACAAAAGCCCTGGTGCTGGAGCTGCTGGCTGCAGTGTGTCTGGTTAGAGGAGGCCATGAGATCATACTCTCTGCATTCGACAACTTCAAAGAG GTGTGCAAGGAGAAGCATCGCTTTGAGAAGCTGATGGACTATTTCCATGTGGAGGATGGGAACATTGACTTCATGGTGGCCTGCATGCAGTTCATCAACATCATGGTCCACTCAGTAGAAGACATGAACTTCAGGGTTCACCTGCAGTACGAGTTCACTAAGCTGGGCCTAGATGACTACCTGGAG AAATCCAAGTACACAGAGAGTGACAAGCTGTCAGTCCAGATTCAGGCCTACCTGGACAATGTGTTTGATGTGGGCGGCCTGCTGGAGGACGCAGAGACCAAGAACGTGGCTCTGGAGAAGGTGGAGGAACTGGAGGAACACCTGTCCCAC GTGACAGAGAAGCTGCTGGAGGTGGAGAATGAGACCATCACGAAAGTGGCTGACCTGGAGAAGCAGCTCCTGCAGAAGGACAAGGATCTCCACGTAATACGG GAGACGTACGAGTCGACCAACACCCAGGTCCACACCCTGAGGAGGATGATCAAGGAGAAGGACGCTGCCTTCCAGAGGAGCTTCAACATCGAGAAGCGCCTGCTGGAGATGGAACAGCAGGGGACCATCCGCCTCCGCAAGAAGCCGGACGGGGACATCGCCATCGAGCCCCTGGgagggggtggtggaggaggaggagggagtagagGTCCGGGGGTGCCTCTGGGTGACTTTGGGCAGAACGGAGGGTTCTCAGGGGGGCCTGGAGGAGTAACAGGGCCAGGAGGACCAGGAGGACCAGGGACTAGTCTACCATCAGCCAGTGAAGCACCTCCTCCCCCGCCTccccctcctccgcctcctccgcCTCTGCCCTCTGCTTTAG GAGCGAATGCTCCACCCCCACCTCCCATGGCCCCGCCTTTACCAGGAACTACACCCAACTTCATCCTCAATATGGGCCTATCAG CTATCAGGATCAAGAAGCCCATCAAGACCAAGTTCCGCCTGCCTATATTCAACTGGACCGCGCTGAAACCCAACCAGATCAACGGCACGGTCTTCAGCGAGATAGATGATGAACGAGTACTAGAG GAGCTGGATGTGGAGAAGTTCGAGGAGCTTTTTAAGACCAAGGCCCAGGGTCCTTTGGTGGACCTGAGTGGCCCCAAGACCAAAGTGTCTCAGAAGGCTGCCAACAAGGTCAGCCTGCTGGACGCTAACCGCTCCAAGAACCTGGCCATCACCCTGAGGAAGGCCAACAAGAGCACTGAGGAGATCTGCAAAGCCATACAGAG CTTTGATCTGAAGGCCTTGCCGGTGGACTTCGTGGAGTGTCTGATGCGGTTCCTTCCCACAGAGGCAGAGGGGAAGACGATGCGTCAGTACGAGCGGGAGCGACGACCGCTGGACGCGCTGACGGACGAGGACCGATTCATGCTCTTCTTCTCCAAGATCGAACGGCTCACCCAGAGGATGAATATCATTACGTTCGTAGGGAACTTCTCAGACAACGTCAGCATGCTAACCCCGCAGCTCAACGCCATCATCGCAGCATCCGCGTCCGTCAAGTCTTCACCGAAGTTAAAACGCATGCTAGAG ATCATCTTAGCCCTGGGAAACTACATGAACAGRAGCAAGAGAGGCTCTGTGTATGGCTTCAAGCTACAAAGTCTTGATCTG CTGCTGGACACCAAGTCTACAGACAGGAAGATGACTCTGCTCCACTACATAGCTGTGGTTGTCAAGGAGAAGTATCCAGAGCTGGCTAACTTCTTCAACGAACTACACTTTGTGGACAAAGCTGCTGCAG tgtctctggAGAATGTGCTGCTGGACGTGCGGGAGCTGGGTAAAGGGATGGATCTGATCAGGAGAGAATGTAGTCTCCACGACCACTCTGTTCTCAAGGGCTTCCTCCAGACCAGCGACACTCAGCTTGACAAACTGCAGAAGGATGCCAAGACTGCAGAG GAAGCCTTCAACAATGTGGTGAACTATTTTGGGGAGAGTTCCAAGACGACTCCTCCGTCTGTGTTCTTCCCTGTGTTTGTGCGATTCATCAGAGCTTACAAG GATGCGGTGGTGGACAATGAGCAYAGGAAAAAGCAGGAGGAAGCCATGAGAGAGAAATTACTGGCTCAGGAGGCCAAGCAACACGACCCCAAG gtCCAGGTAGTGAAGAAGAGGCAGCAGCAACAG